The region ATCAAAGATAACTTTGAATGAAGGAGTGAGTGAGTGAGTGAGAGAGTGAGTGAGTGAGTGAGTGAATGAGTGAGTGAATGAGTGAGTGAGTGAATGAGTGAGTAAGCAAGAACGCGCCAGCAAAAAAGGCGAGCCCGCCAAAGGCGGAAGCCAGAAAAAACCGCGGAACAAGGGCCGTTCAAAAATGGCTGAATGCAAGGCGGAGGGGGCGAACCGCAGCGCAGGCGTGCCCCAGGCACGTCGGAGCGAGGACCGCACCCGACAACGCAGCAGGCAGCCGTTTTTCAACGGCCCGCCTTTAAACCCAGAGGCCGTCTTTCATTCTGTACACCTTTGGGAATCTCGTAGCAAAAGTTAAGTCATGCGTGACAATAACCAACGCCAACTTCATTTCCTCCTTCAAACGGAAGAACAACTCTTGAATTTTCGCACTGGTATTTGAATCCAAATTCCCCGTAGGCTCATCAGCAAACAGGATTTTTGGATGGCGAACCAAGGCACGGGCGATGGCGACACGTTGCAACTCCCCGCCGGATAATTGACTTGGATAGTGATCGGCACGATCGGCAAGGCCCATGAACTCTAACAAGTGCAGAGCTTTTTCTTTCGCGAGCCTTGGGGACTCCCCGGCCACACGGCAAGGAATCATTACGTTTTCAACAGCGTTGAATTCACTCAACAAATGATGGAACTGAAAAACGAAACCCATTTCCGCATTTCGGAATTTGGAAAGTTCTTCGTCATTCAAAGCCAACAAATCACGGCCTTCAAAAAAGACTTCGCCTTGAGTCGGACGATCCAAAGTTCCCATGATTTGTAAAAGCGTACTTTTACCAGCGCCCGATGATCCCAAAATCGCAAGGGCTTCCC is a window of Bdellovibrio sp. SKB1291214 DNA encoding:
- a CDS encoding ABC transporter ATP-binding protein encodes the protein MNNPPSHFLSVRNIHKSYPSGNGELEILRGVNMDINGGEALAILGSSGAGKSTLLQIMGTLDRPTQGEVFFEGRDLLALNDEELSKFRNAEMGFVFQFHHLLSEFNAVENVMIPCRVAGESPRLAKEKALHLLEFMGLADRADHYPSQLSGGELQRVAIARALVRHPKILFADEPTGNLDSNTSAKIQELFFRLKEEMKLALVIVTHDLTFATRFPKVYRMKDGLWV